The Chlamydiales bacterium STE3 DNA window AGAAGTCGTGCTGGTCGAGCAATCGGATTTATCGATAATATGATTACCTACGCAAAGGCTAATGCTCCTTTAACTAAAGAGCTTGATGGTGCAGAAGTAGGAAACACTGCCGCGTTTCTCCTCTCCCCTTTAGCATCTGGCATTACAGGCAGTGTTGTTTATGTCGATAACGGAATGCATGTGATGGGTGTCGGCATGGATAGCCCAGCTTTTGATAGACCTCTTGCATAACTTGCTTTGCTTGAAAAAATAGATCATTTTTGAGTGAATTTAGAGGTCTAATACATCATGTAGCGGATTAGGCGTCTTGGAAAGAGTAGACTTTGATGCAAAATAGTGGGCAATGAAGGTCTGTTTCTTCTTTTATACCACTTTAGCGCATCTTCTAGCTGGCCGTCTGCGATAGCTTTTTTTAGCTCCTTTTCCAATAGATCCGGACAAGCAAACAAGAGTTTGCTATAGCGAGAATCACGCCACAACCTGACTTGTGCGCCAGCAATCCTAGCTTCCGTGGCAATTTCAAGTTGACGTTGAATAATAAAGTGCAGGCCAAATAACCTGGCCATTTCGCTCACGAATGTGCAACATTGCCTTTCAGTGAGGGAATATCTTTGATAGGGATATTCATGAATAAAGGCAATGGCCTTGCCAAATTCTTCATCGGAAAGGGTCATTTTCGCAGCGCAGGTGGGAATATGCCCTCCATTACCCTTTTGAAAGTAACCATCTTCTTGAGCACAAAATAGATAGCTAACTGGATTGTGGGAGCCTAAGCGGACGTTCTCAAGCACACCTTGAATATAGGTCGGTTGATGGAGCCCTAATTCCCCAGAATGGCCTCCCTCACAAACAATTTCTTGTCCATCGAGGTTCCCCTTTAAATAAATCCAGGCATGACCGACATCTCCATTTTTACTGAAATTACTAGGATGCTTCGCGATCGTTTTCATTGTAGCAGAGATGGAGGAGTAATCGATATGTGGAGCTTCCACAAGTAAAATTAATACATTTTCAGCGCTCACATGCAAGCGACAAAGATAAACAAATAGGCTAAGCAGTCTCAATAGCTTCATAAGAAATTGTCACTTTGATCTGACAAGGTTCAGTACGTTGCAGCGTTCTTAAAAAGATTTGCCAATCATAGGCTGTAAAGCGATCATTGCCTATCGTCTTTTTCTGAGAAGGACGATTAGCTCTCATGATGTGCCCTTTGAAGACTCCTTCACCTTGAGCAAGTGAAAAATCGAGGTTGATTTTCATCTCCGGATGATCAAGATGTACCGTCTGGCCAAGCAAAAAGGTAGTCGCTTTATAGCCATCGACAGAGAGCGCGCTTTGGGGATCTACCTCAGTGAAAAAGCTGATTTCCTTACAAGCTTCCCGATCTTCCACATCAAAAGAGCTTTTCAGATCAATAAATAGCTCGATCTTTTTTTCATTTGTTTTAAATGAAATCTGCTCAACATTCCCTCCTTGCATGACAAGGCTATGCAGTATTTGGCTCGCTCCCCAAAGGAAATAAAAGGGATGGTATCCTTTCTGATTAGAAAAAATCTCTTGTTTTCCCAAAAGAGAAAAGGCTAAATATTTCTCTTGTGCCATCATATATGGCACTTCGCTGCACGTCCCTTCTTTGACACTTGGATAAGTAACAACATGAGAAAAAGCACATCCAGGTTGTATCAACGCTCCTTTTAATAAAACAAAATGTGGCTTATCAGTGCGCTTCGGCAAATTATCGGTCAATGCAGCCATGTAGAGATCGTAGAGTGTCCATTCTTTTTGTAAGCCTTTGTGGTACTCTCTCAAAGAGGGACCGACATAACATTTTAACTCAGAATGCCATGTTTCTAAAATGCGTTCAGGTATCGCTTGCATCATCTGAAACGCGATCATGGCTTCACCTAAAAGTTCTGGAACATGCCAAAAACTTTCTTGTTCAAGATTAAGGCTATCCCATAAAGCTTGTCCCTCCTCTTTTTTTCCCAAAGCCATCGCAGCAGTAGCTAATTTCATCTTAATGATGGTTGATCCTGCAGAGTGGTAGATAGCTTGTAGATTAAAATCCAACAGGCTATCTATAGCTTGCTGAAGAAGCGTTTTTAATCTTTCGCCAATAATGCTACCAAAGTGAGAGAGGATCCAGTAGAAAGCTGGCAAAAGATCGGCTCCCAGGAAAGGATTATGGCATTTTGGGTATTCATGGAGATGGATAGGAAAATTGCCGGATTCCGTTTGGAAATGCAAAATCTTTTCAATTAAGTCTTTTGCCTCAAGAACCGACTCTTGTGTTTTTAATTTTAAAAGAGACAATGCAAATAAAATATTTTCTAGAGTCGGGATAGAATGGGCACTTTGATCTTCAGGGAGGTGATAGGAAAGATGTAAAAAGCCTGTCTCTTGACTCTGATAGGCCCTCCCTGCACTGTAAGCAAGCTCATTGATTTTTTTAATAACTTCCATCGTTACAGTCTTATGCCTCCAGCAATTTCAATATTTTGTCCCGTGATCGATCTATTTTTATCATCCATAAGGAAGGCAATCATTTGAGAAACTTCCTCCAAAGTCGTCGGTTTTCCGAGAGGTATTTTAGAAAGATCGCTAGGGAGATCAATAGCATTTTCTAAGTATCCGGGGGATACCATATTCACTCGAACCTGATGAGCTATTAGCTCTTTTGCTAGAGTGCGAGTCAACTGTAAAAGAGCTGTTTTAGCGCTTGCATAAGCGGAGGCATAGGTATCAGCACGTAAGTTTTGCAAACCAGCTACACCTATCATTGTTATCGTTCCTTCGTTCCTAATAATTGAAGGGGAAAATGCTTTACTCAACAAAAAAGGGAGATGAAGATTAGTCATAAATATCTCTTCCCATTTATCCAAAGGAGTAGTAAGTGCAGATCCAATAGAGTAACTTCCCACATTGTTTACAAGGTGCTGGATCTCAGGGAAACGCTCAAGAACTACTTGAATAAATGACTCTATATCTAAAAAAGTTCTAAAATTGGTACAAACTGCCTCGGCATTAACACCGTAAATGCGGCATTGCTTGATCACTTCTTCCGCCTCAGCCGCATGATGTCGGTACTGAATCACAACAGAATGGCCCAATTTTGCAAGAGTGAGCGCCGTATTTCTACCAAGGCCTTTTGCACCACCAGTAACTAAAGTCCATTTCATGGTTTTCTTTGTTTAGTAAGCTCTACAAAGGCGTACTGAGCATCGGGCAACCCTTGGAGTTTTTTGATTTTGATCCAGGCCTGAGTTATGGAAAATTTCTTCATGATTTCTGTTAGAATTGCATCTGCTAAAGTTTCGATAAGATGGTAGTGCTTCTTTTCCGCGGTCTGCTGGCAAAGCTCTGCAATTTTGTCATAATCTATAGCATCTTGTAAAGAGTCAGTTACAGCACTTTCAGAAAAGTCAGCCTCTAACCTTAGATCCAGTAAAAGCTCTTGCTTAGCCAGCTTTTCGTGGGGGTAGACGCCTACGAAGCAAACTGTTTTAAGATTTTCGATTCCTACAATTCCTTTTGACATCTCATCCTCCTTTGGATAGTTGTATAGCATGTCGTAGGCCAGCGATAATACCCATGGCTCTCGCTGGCGGAGCAACCACATCTGCCATCTTTAAAAGCGGTTCTGGCGCCTGACCCATGACAATTTTAATATCAGCATTTTTTAACATGCTCACATCGTTAAAGTCATCTCCTGCTGCAATCACGGGGCCGCTTGATTTTAAATAAGTTTTAAAAATATTAAGAATATGCCCTTTTGTGGCCTCTGGATGCGTTGCCTGTGCCACATAGTAATCTGGACTAAAGGGATCGCGATTTAACGGAATGTGCACGTCCAGCTGCGCCTCCACCTCTTGAATGACTTCTCGAATTAAAGATTGCTTTTCAATGCACTTTAAAGAAGCAACATGAGTGAGTTCCAACTTAAAGTCTTCCACAGCAATCCAATTTTCTTTCAGCGTCGTGTAGCGTTTTTTAAGATATTCCAAATGCTCTTTGCTAAAATAGTGAGAACGGTAGTAGCAAGCATCCTGATTTTCATAGCCAGAATAGATAATAAAATCTGTGTTTAAACGATGACAAATTTGATGCATTCCCTCGACGATGATTGAGTCAAGGTAGCAGCGATGCAGGATAAGCCTTTGGGGCATTTGAAGCAAAACTGCTCCATTTTGCACTGCTAAATGAAAGGGCATCTTCAACTGTTTGAGAGAACTGTAGGCCCACTGGAAAGTTCTCCCTGTAATAAAGATAAATATCCATCCCTGCCCTTGCAATTCTTCCAGAGTATTTACGACTTCCTCAGGTAATGAATGAGCTTCCGCTGTTACAGTTCCATCAATATCAAGTGCGATAATCCCCTTCATCAAAACACCTCGAGCTTGTGGTCAAATTCTACCGATTGAGAAATTGTTTTCCTACGAGGATACTATTAGCAGGATATAATAAAAGTCCTTCTTGCGCGAATTTCTTTATATTTATAAATGTATCCTGCTTCCTTCAATTCTTTCAAAACTGTTGAAAGAATTGAAAGAAAAGTAAAAGAATCTTGAGGAAGAAAGTTTGTAAAGGGAAGCGTTTTACCCCAAATCGCTTGAGACTTTTTATGTAGCAGACGATCAATGCTAGCGTCTAGTTCAATTTTCCGCCCCGTTCTAACATCGAAATTCATTGAGCCTGATAAATGCTGGTTAATACATTCAATCGTCGCTTGGGCAAATTCCAGTATCTTTTTATCATTAAAGATTTTCAATAGGTTAGAATTGAGTTTTTGGAATGGATACTTGATACCATTTTTCTCAGCAAACTTTAAGTATTCTTCCCTTTTTCGTTCTTTCTTTTTAGCCCTCTTCTTGATATTGGATTGGATTTCTTTTTCTAGCTGTTTATAAACTTCTTCTGTCAATTTTTCTTTGGCAACTTCGAGAAACTCATCGAGATATTCAGAAGGAATATAATTAAATAAACCATCATTTTTCCCTGCTCCTCCTACTGTAAATCCTTGTAGGGAAGAGTCCGTATCTAAATCTATTAAAGCAGCTCTACCGCACTTTGTAAGTGGGATATTATCATACTTTACGTCAGAAAAACCCATTTGGGCAATAAATGTAATTAATTGAGAAAATAGAGTTTTCCTGTATCCTCCCATTTCATTATCATGCCAGCAGTAAGAGTACACCCCCTCTTGCCCATCATAACTTGCTGAAATAAGGTCAGCTTTTTCCTGGATAATAAAAAGGTTCCCATTGACTTCAATCATTTTTGTAGAAGGAACACTAAGCAAAAAGAGATGATTTTCAAAAATAATTTGCTGGGCCTGATCAACCAATTCGATGTAGTGCTCTGCATCGGCTCTGTCCTGCATAGCTTTAAATACAAATCTCGGAATACTATCCAACAACAAAACAGTATTCACTCCTCTAAAGACTTTTAATCCCTTTGGGAGAATCTTGTTATATTTTTGCTTGTCAGCATCGATTAAGGATGCTTCTTCTTCCTTAGTTAAGGTAAAGTCGGACTCCTGGCAACTCATCTGACCCAAACGCCATGTATCAAGCGCATTTTTTTTAAATGCTTGCATTAAATCTGCCCTTGCTCCTCTATCCTTCTCTGACACGGGAAGGACTTTGCTTGAGATCTTTTTGTGCCCAGACAGAGGCGTTGTCCCCTCAGCGGCTTTAGGGAATAAAATGGTTGAAGCCGCTTGGGTTGCTCCTGTGTTGCCTGTAGACACGGAAGGATAAAAGCGATACCTACTGCGGCAAATGAGCTTACCGACACCCATAATTAATGGAATAATTACAGTTGCAAAGCTGATAACTTTAAGGATATTAAGCGGGATATTCTGCTTTTCCTGTTGCTCCTCTACGCGATAGCCCTTTTTACCATTGACAGTGCAGGTCTCAATAACGCGGTATCTCCTTCCTGAAAAAGAGAAATAGTTATCAAAAGCTGCAGTAAATGGAAAATTGAAAGTGCCCTCTTTGCTAAGAGCCGTATTCAAGCTTAATGGACGCATCTGATTCCTTTTTTATAGAAGAGGACTATAACAATAATACGTTTTATTTTACTAATTCAAACAGAATCAAACCGATATTTTTAAGAGTGATAAGAGAAAGTCTAACGAAAGGAGGCAAATACCGCCCCCTCGCGTTATTTCCTACTCAGTAAAGTAGTAGATGAGAAAAGATTGACTTGTTTGCCCACAAGCAGTTGTTCCTGTAACAGTAACATTTACAGGATTTGGAGGAGAAGGAACTATGCCTGAAATAAGACCGCTTACCGGATCAATTGTTGTTCCTGCAGGTAACCCCGTTGCCGTAAAAGTCATTGGTATCCCGCAAGGGCTGACAAAACTACTTGCAACAACATTTACGGAATAGGGTGTTCCTGGGGGCAGGAAGGCTGGCTGATCGCTTATCGAGGAAGAAGTCGGTGCAGGACACAGAAAACTCATGGTAAATGTTTGGCTTGTGGAAGAGCACCCATTAGTCACGACAACAGTAACCGTGTAGGTATTACCATCTTGAGGATTGGTTCCCGATATCACCCCTGTTAAAGGGTTGATAGTGGCCCCTGGAGGAAGCCCCGTGGCCGAATACACCAAAGGTTCTGTTCCAGACGAGTTAGAGAAAAAGGGTGAAACATCATAGAGATAAGCTCCGGGAGCACAAGCTGAAAAAGGTGCGATGGAAACAGATGTAAGTGCAGGACACAGAAAACTCATGGTAAATGTTTGGCTTGTGGAAGAGCACCCATTAGTCGCAACAACAGTAACCGTGTAGGTATTGCCATCTTGAGGATTGGTTCCCGATATCACCCCTGTTAAAGGGTTGATAGTGGCCCCTGGAGGAAGCCCCGTGGCCGAATACACCAAAGGCTCTGTTCCAGACGAGTTAGAGAAAAAGGGTGAAACATCATAGAGATAAGCTCCGGGAGCAGAAGCTGAAAAAGGTGCGATGGAAACAGATGTTGGGACCCCTATGCAAACTCGTCGCCTTGCTTCCTCAGCAATGGCTAGGACCTCTGGCATGTAGACAGCCGGGGCCATAACCCAAGAGGCTAATTCTTGCGAACAGTAGCTTGTTTGGCAGCGATCTTGTTCGAAACAGCTTGAGTTAAAAAAGTCAGAAAAAACGTAATTGATCTCAATCCCGGCAATTGTATTGCTAGGCAGTCTTGATTTTCCTCTAGTATGTGAGCCGAAAAGGCCAACAGATGCCCCTCTTAAGCAGGGATGGCTCCAGTTTATGGCTACTCTATAATAGTTATAGGGGCGTTTAAACTCTGCTCGCAAATCGAAGCCCAAATGATCAAGTAGCTGCTGGTGAAACCCGATACTGCCACCAAAACCCTCAACGTGTTTTCTCGAATGTAAACGTCTGTGGTATGTAATGCGATCATAGCTAGCATCAACATTTAAGGAAGCCTGCTGCCATAACCTTAGAGTAGTACCCATTTCGACACCATAACCTGTCGAACCAGCAATTCTTCGAGTGAAGATAAACTCGTTGCATCGCTCTCTTCCTATTTGACGGCTGGGAGCATACGAGCAGTAAGCAGAAAGTTGACCGCTTGTTAAATAAGGATGACAAAAATCATGCTGGAATGTGGCTCCTGTCGCAAATTGCCTCATCCAACGGCGCGTTTTTCCTGCTGAGAAATGGTAGCCTAGTTTTTGCTGCAGGAACTCTCCTGAGATTTTAAAGCGATTTTCAGAATTAATAAGAAGACCATAAGTGCCATTAAAACGAAAATTCCTTCTTCCCCCTTCACCAAGAAAACTAACAGCACTACTTTCAGTAATTTCTCTTGGAGCCAAGGTAAATTTAAAATCCGGAATCAATTGATTTTGGGTCCTACCATGAGAATGATGGCAATCTTGTGCCTGCAAATTCTGTATCAAAAAAATATGAAAGAAAATCGCTAAAACAATCCTACGCATACGCCTCTATAAATTTATTTTCAAAAACTGTTATATGTCAAAAAAAAATTTATTCTATTGAAAAACGTTTATTTGTAAAGTATTTTACTTAAGTTTTTTAATGGTCAAAGCACAGTTTAAATGTCTGACTCGTTTGCCCACAAACCGCCCTTGCCGTAACAGTAATAAAATAGCTTACATCACTTGCAGTAGAAACCCCTGAAATGATGCCTGAAACGGGGCTAATCGTCGATTCAGGAGGTAACCCTGAAGCGCTAAAGATAAAGGCACTTCCACACTCATTTGAAAAATATCTTGCTGTATCGAAAGCATACCCCACCCTATCAGAAACAGGGATGACTACATCAGGAATTTGATAGGAAGTGAGTGAAGAACAGGAAAATATCATTGTAAATGATTGTTGGGCTGACGAGCAGCCATTATCAGCAACAACATGGACGAGGTATGACTCTCCATTGCGTAAATTAATACCCGAAATCATTCCTGTTAAAGCATCAATTCTAGAGCCTGGAGGAAGCCCCGTTGCAGAAAAAACTAAAGAATTTGCACTTAAGGGATTAATGAAGTAGGGGGAGATATCGTAGCTAAATGGCCCTGAAGCATCTATGGAAATGGAGGGGATAGCTAGTGTGTAAAGGCCATCCCCGCTTAAAATGTCGGAGGGAAGTGCAATGCTCGTTGCCTGACTGCTTGAGGGAAGAGCGGATCTTTGCCTCACGCGCCTACATTTTTTCTCTTCACCCATTGCCAATACTTCTGGTAGATACACAGAAGGTTGATTAAGCCAGCTTGCTAATTCTGGGCGACAAAGGCTTTTTGCT harbors:
- a CDS encoding Uncharacterized protein (Product derived from UniProtKB/Trembl:F8KWK5), with the translated sequence MRRIVLAIFFHIFLIQNLQAQDCHHSHGRTQNQLIPDFKFTLAPREITESSAVSFLGEGGRRNFRFNGTYGLLINSENRFKISGEFLQQKLGYHFSAGKTRRWMRQFATGATFQHDFCHPYLTSGQLSAYCSYAPSRQIGRERCNEFIFTRRIAGSTGYGVEMGTTLRLWQQASLNVDASYDRITYHRRLHSRKHVEGFGGSIGFHQQLLDHLGFDLRAEFKRPYNYYRVAINWSHPCLRGASVGLFGSHTRGKSRLPSNTIAGIEINYVFSDFFNSSCFEQDRCQTSYCSQELASWVMAPAVYMPEVLAIAEEARRRVCIGVPTSVSIAPFSASAPGAYLYDVSPFFSNSSGTEPLVYSATGLPPGATINPLTGVISGTNPQDGNTYTVTVVATNGCSSTSQTFTMSFLCPALTSVSIAPFSACAPGAYLYDVSPFFSNSSGTEPLVYSATGLPPGATINPLTGVISGTNPQDGNTYTVTVVVTNGCSSTSQTFTMSFLCPAPTSSSISDQPAFLPPGTPYSVNVVASSFVSPCGIPMTFTATGLPAGTTIDPVSGLISGIVPSPPNPVNVTVTGTTACGQTSQSFLIYYFTE
- a CDS encoding Uncharacterized protein (Product derived from UniProtKB/Trembl:F8L0M6), which codes for MRPLSLNTALSKEGTFNFPFTAAFDNYFSFSGRRYRVIETCTVNGKKGYRVEEQQEKQNIPLNILKVISFATVIIPLIMGVGKLICRSRYRFYPSVSTGNTGATQAASTILFPKAAEGTTPLSGHKKISSKVLPVSEKDRGARADLMQAFKKNALDTWRLGQMSCQESDFTLTKEEEASLIDADKQKYNKILPKGLKVFRGVNTVLLLDSIPRFVFKAMQDRADAEHYIELVDQAQQIIFENHLFLLSVPSTKMIEVNGNLFIIQEKADLISASYDGQEGVYSYCWHDNEMGGYRKTLFSQLITFIAQMGFSDVKYDNIPLTKCGRAALIDLDTDSSLQGFTVGGAGKNDGLFNYIPSEYLDEFLEVAKEKLTEEVYKQLEKEIQSNIKKRAKKKERKREEYLKFAEKNGIKYPFQKLNSNLLKIFNDKKILEFAQATIECINQHLSGSMNFDVRTGRKIELDASIDRLLHKKSQAIWGKTLPFTNFLPQDSFTFLSILSTVLKELKEAGYIYKYKEIRARRTFIISC
- a CDS encoding putative 3-ketoacyl-acyl carrier protein reductase, fabG (Product derived from UniProtKB/Trembl:Q6MC19;Gene name derived from UniProtKB/Trembl:Q6MC19), whose amino-acid sequence is MKWTLVTGGAKGLGRNTALTLAKLGHSVVIQYRHHAAEAEEVIKQCRIYGVNAEAVCTNFRTFLDIESFIQVVLERFPEIQHLVNNVGSYSIGSALTTPLDKWEEIFMTNLHLPFLLSKAFSPSIIRNEGTITMIGVAGLQNLRADTYASAYASAKTALLQLTRTLAKELIAHQVRVNMVSPGYLENAIDLPSDLSKIPLGKPTTLEEVSQMIAFLMDDKNRSITGQNIEIAGGIRL
- a CDS encoding Uncharacterized protein (Product derived from UniProtKB/Trembl:F8L183) — encoded protein: MKLLRLLSLFVYLCRLHVSAENVLILLVEAPHIDYSSISATMKTIAKHPSNFSKNGDVGHAWIYLKGNLDGQEIVCEGGHSGELGLHQPTYIQGVLENVRLGSHNPVSYLFCAQEDGYFQKGNGGHIPTCAAKMTLSDEEFGKAIAFIHEYPYQRYSLTERQCCTFVSEMARLFGLHFIIQRQLEIATEARIAGAQVRLWRDSRYSKLLFACPDLLEKELKKAIADGQLEDALKWYKRRNRPSLPTILHQSLLFPRRLIRYMMY
- a CDS encoding Uncharacterized protein (Product derived from UniProtKB/Trembl:F8KXG3) produces the protein MEVIKKINELAYSAGRAYQSQETGFLHLSYHLPEDQSAHSIPTLENILFALSLLKLKTQESVLEAKDLIEKILHFQTESGNFPIHLHEYPKCHNPFLGADLLPAFYWILSHFGSIIGERLKTLLQQAIDSLLDFNLQAIYHSAGSTIIKMKLATAAMALGKKEEGQALWDSLNLEQESFWHVPELLGEAMIAFQMMQAIPERILETWHSELKCYVGPSLREYHKGLQKEWTLYDLYMAALTDNLPKRTDKPHFVLLKGALIQPGCAFSHVVTYPSVKEGTCSEVPYMMAQEKYLAFSLLGKQEIFSNQKGYHPFYFLWGASQILHSLVMQGGNVEQISFKTNEKKIELFIDLKSSFDVEDREACKEISFFTEVDPQSALSVDGYKATTFLLGQTVHLDHPEMKINLDFSLAQGEGVFKGHIMRANRPSQKKTIGNDRFTAYDWQIFLRTLQRTEPCQIKVTISYEAIETA
- a CDS encoding hypothetical protein (Product derived from UniProtKB/Trembl:Q6MC17), translating into MMKGIIALDIDGTVTAEAHSLPEEVVNTLEELQGQGWIFIFITGRTFQWAYSSLKQLKMPFHLAVQNGAVLLQMPQRLILHRCYLDSIIVEGMHQICHRLNTDFIIYSGYENQDACYYRSHYFSKEHLEYLKKRYTTLKENWIAVEDFKLELTHVASLKCIEKQSLIREVIQEVEAQLDVHIPLNRDPFSPDYYVAQATHPEATKGHILNIFKTYLKSSGPVIAAGDDFNDVSMLKNADIKIVMGQAPEPLLKMADVVAPPARAMGIIAGLRHAIQLSKGG
- a CDS encoding putative dihydroneopterin aldolase (Product derived from UniProtKB/Trembl:D6YV44;Gene name derived from UniProtKB/Trembl:D6YV44;EC number derived from UniProtKB/Trembl:D6YV44); this translates as MWLLRQREPWVLSLAYDMLYNYPKEDEMSKGIVGIENLKTVCFVGVYPHEKLAKQELLLDLRLEADFSESAVTDSLQDAIDYDKIAELCQQTAEKKHYHLIETLADAILTEIMKKFSITQAWIKIKKLQGLPDAQYAFVELTKQRKP